A region of Allocoleopsis franciscana PCC 7113 DNA encodes the following proteins:
- a CDS encoding response regulator transcription factor produces MSTVLVVEDSLPQREMISELLKGYGLSVIVAGDGVEALEQIQSSSPDLVVLDIIMPRMNGYEVCRRLKANSKTQNLAVVMCSAKKEEFDRYWGIKQGADAYISKPFHPQELVGTVKQLLRS; encoded by the coding sequence ATGAGTACAGTCCTGGTGGTAGAAGATAGTCTTCCACAAAGAGAAATGATCTCAGAACTGCTGAAAGGGTATGGACTGAGTGTCATTGTGGCAGGTGATGGCGTCGAAGCCCTAGAGCAAATTCAATCGTCTTCTCCCGATCTCGTGGTTCTAGACATCATCATGCCCCGGATGAATGGCTATGAAGTCTGCCGTCGGCTCAAAGCCAACTCTAAAACCCAAAACTTGGCAGTGGTTATGTGTTCAGCAAAGAAAGAAGAATTTGACCGCTACTGGGGTATAAAGCAAGGTGCTGATGCTTATATTTCCAAGCCTTTCCACCCTCAAGAGCTAGTTGGTACCGTTAAGCAGCTTCTGCGAAGTTAA
- a CDS encoding DUF3110 domain-containing protein, with protein sequence MVAPQRVFVLLFHARTENEGIHTIRIGDRNKVLMFESEDDAIRFGLLLEAQDFPEATVEAIGADEIEEFCRSNDYDWELIEPGRLEIPPETNVEQTDWQVKAEQPEEPEMTDLERIRRQLEGLL encoded by the coding sequence ATGGTTGCACCCCAGCGAGTATTTGTTCTCCTATTTCATGCCCGAACGGAAAACGAGGGAATTCACACGATTCGGATTGGCGATCGCAACAAGGTACTGATGTTTGAATCAGAAGACGATGCCATCCGCTTTGGTCTATTGTTAGAAGCGCAGGACTTTCCAGAAGCTACTGTGGAAGCCATCGGTGCTGATGAAATTGAAGAGTTTTGCCGTTCTAATGATTATGATTGGGAGCTAATTGAACCCGGACGCTTGGAAATTCCCCCAGAGACGAATGTGGAACAAACAGACTGGCAAGTGAAAGCCGAGCAACCAGAGGAACCAGAAATGACTGACTTAGAGCGCATTCGCCGTCAGCTAGAGGGACTATTGTAA
- a CDS encoding SagB/ThcOx family dehydrogenase has translation MSDQPLSISHHYHERTKYYPETLAAKNKVLDWENQPVPYKEYKVGANIDLKPYLKEDPKAFTSEPGKTLWRLSQLLFYSYGLTARMPTLMGSPMYLRAAPSAGGLYPAEVYLVCRGTPSLPTGLYNYQCRTHSLVHFWESEVWYVLQDACYWHTTLGSTDIAIVITAVFSRSAWRYEDRAYRRIFLDTGHILGNIELASAFTDYRPHLIGGFSDETVNDLLYLDSDKEAAIAVIPIADQLNFRQQMPPAPTTLPSLTVLHYPEIPDGQLLNYLHRVTEIEEIQNWDVEVEKYQAKAAKLQQGDKYNFPFCTKVSTVTRPINWAEGSTDGNPLQALENTIIKRRSTRAYNGANLTLDELKAVLDFTYQPQHYTDQGLDGSPDYFDLSLIETFIAVSGVTNLEEGCYYYAPKAQELRQIRFKNFRRELHYLCLGQELGRDAGAVVFHTSDLKAAVKRQGDRAYRYLHMDAGHLGQRMNLAAIYLGLGVSGIGGFFDDQVNEVLGIPTDEAVLYITTLGRPKRS, from the coding sequence ATGTCAGACCAGCCATTATCAATTTCTCACCACTACCACGAGCGCACTAAATATTATCCAGAGACGCTTGCCGCAAAAAACAAGGTTCTTGACTGGGAAAATCAACCCGTACCTTATAAAGAGTATAAAGTTGGCGCAAACATTGACCTGAAACCCTACCTAAAAGAAGACCCCAAGGCGTTTACGAGTGAACCGGGTAAAACGTTGTGGCGGCTGTCACAACTGCTTTTTTATAGTTATGGCTTGACAGCAAGGATGCCAACCTTGATGGGATCACCCATGTATCTGCGAGCAGCTCCCTCTGCGGGTGGATTATACCCAGCCGAGGTCTATTTGGTCTGCCGAGGAACACCCTCTTTACCGACAGGACTTTATAACTATCAGTGCCGTACCCATTCTCTGGTTCATTTTTGGGAAAGCGAGGTTTGGTATGTGCTGCAAGATGCCTGTTACTGGCATACGACCTTAGGCAGTACGGATATTGCCATTGTGATTACAGCCGTTTTTTCTCGTTCCGCATGGCGCTATGAAGACCGGGCTTATCGACGGATTTTCTTGGATACAGGTCATATCCTGGGTAACATTGAACTCGCTTCAGCCTTCACCGATTACCGACCTCACCTGATTGGTGGTTTTTCAGATGAGACGGTAAACGATCTGCTTTATCTAGACTCCGACAAAGAAGCCGCGATCGCCGTGATTCCCATCGCCGATCAGCTCAATTTTCGACAACAAATGCCGCCTGCGCCAACTACTTTGCCCTCCCTGACTGTCCTACACTATCCAGAAATTCCAGACGGACAATTACTCAATTATTTACATCGTGTAACCGAAATCGAAGAGATCCAAAATTGGGATGTTGAGGTTGAGAAATATCAAGCCAAAGCCGCAAAATTACAACAAGGAGATAAATATAATTTCCCGTTCTGTACGAAAGTCTCAACTGTTACCAGACCGATTAATTGGGCAGAGGGCAGCACCGATGGAAATCCGCTCCAAGCGCTGGAGAATACCATCATTAAACGTCGCTCCACCCGTGCTTATAATGGTGCCAATCTAACTCTAGATGAACTCAAAGCTGTACTTGATTTTACTTACCAACCTCAACATTACACTGACCAAGGATTGGACGGTTCGCCTGATTATTTCGATTTGAGTTTAATTGAAACTTTTATCGCCGTGTCGGGCGTGACGAACTTAGAAGAAGGGTGTTACTATTACGCACCAAAAGCCCAAGAATTGCGGCAAATTCGCTTTAAAAACTTCCGGCGAGAGTTACATTATTTGTGTCTAGGACAAGAGTTAGGTCGAGATGCGGGAGCTGTCGTATTCCATACCTCTGACTTGAAGGCAGCAGTGAAAAGACAAGGCGATCGCGCCTACCGTTATCTCCACATGGATGCGGGTCATTTGGGACAACGGATGAATCTAGCCGCTATTTACCTGGGTTTAGGGGTTAGTGGGATTGGTGGCTTTTTTGATGACCAGGTGAATGAAGTTTTGGGTATTCCAACCGATGAGGCCGTTTTATACATCACCACTCTCGGACGCCCTAAAAGAAGTTAG
- the pflB gene encoding formate C-acetyltransferase translates to MLNQWQGFTSGLWTQEINVQDFIQKNYTSYVGDESFLAHPTQRTETLWDKVKFLMEQEREKGVLDADTTVVSTITSHAPGYIAKDLEQIVGLQTDKPLKRAIMPFGGIRVAKKALEAYGYQLDPQTEEIFKYRKTHNDGVFDGYTRAMKKARHSGIITGLPDAYGRGRIIGDYRRVALYGVDRLIADKKAQLESLELDVIDESVIQLREEICEQIRALGELKAMAADYGFDISQPAATAKEAVQWTYFAYLGAVKEQNGAAMSLGRVSTFLDIYIERDLKNGTLTEAEAQEIIDHFVMKLRMVRFLRTPDYNELFSGDPTWVTECIGGMGLDGRPLVTKNNFRFLHTLSNLGPAPEPNLTVLWSEQLPINFKRYCAKVSAETCSIQYENDDLMRPEYGDDYGIACCVSAMRIGKQMQFFGARANLAKALLYAINGGKDEKAGDQVAPEFEPITSEYLDYDEVMAKFDVLMDWLAKLYINTLNVIHYMHDKYCYERLEMALHDRDILRTMACGVAGLSVVADALSAIKYAKVKVIRNESGLAVDYQIEGDYPKYGNNDDRVDSIAAKLVEDFMNKLRQNKTYRNAVPTQSILTITSNVVYGKKTGNTPDGRKAGEPFAPGANPMHGRDTKGAIAALESVAKLPYEHAQDGISYTFSIVPQALGKTDENRFNNLVGMLDGYFHNGGHHININVLNRETLLDAIDHPEKYPQLTIRVSGYAVNFIKLTREQQLDVIQRTFHDRI, encoded by the coding sequence ATGTTAAACCAATGGCAAGGTTTTACTTCCGGCTTATGGACACAGGAAATTAATGTCCAGGATTTTATTCAAAAGAATTACACTTCATACGTAGGAGACGAGTCTTTTTTAGCCCATCCCACACAACGGACGGAAACGTTGTGGGATAAAGTGAAATTCCTCATGGAACAAGAGAGGGAAAAGGGCGTACTGGATGCCGATACCACTGTTGTATCGACGATTACCTCTCATGCACCAGGTTATATTGCCAAGGACTTAGAACAAATTGTTGGGTTGCAAACAGATAAACCCTTAAAGCGTGCCATCATGCCGTTTGGCGGTATTCGGGTCGCCAAGAAGGCTTTAGAAGCTTATGGTTATCAACTCGACCCACAAACAGAGGAGATTTTTAAATACCGCAAAACCCATAATGACGGCGTGTTCGATGGCTACACCCGTGCAATGAAAAAAGCGCGGCATTCTGGAATTATCACAGGTTTACCCGATGCCTATGGTCGCGGTCGGATTATTGGCGACTATCGGCGAGTGGCACTGTATGGCGTAGACCGCTTGATTGCAGATAAGAAAGCGCAACTCGAATCCCTGGAACTCGATGTAATCGACGAATCGGTGATTCAGCTACGGGAAGAAATCTGTGAGCAAATTCGCGCTTTGGGTGAACTCAAAGCTATGGCAGCCGATTACGGCTTTGATATTAGCCAACCCGCAGCCACAGCGAAAGAAGCGGTTCAGTGGACGTACTTTGCTTACCTGGGTGCTGTTAAAGAACAGAACGGTGCGGCAATGTCCTTGGGACGGGTTTCTACGTTCTTGGATATTTATATTGAACGCGACCTGAAAAATGGCACGCTAACCGAAGCCGAAGCACAGGAAATCATCGACCATTTCGTGATGAAATTGCGGATGGTGCGCTTCCTACGGACACCCGATTACAACGAACTGTTCTCTGGTGACCCAACCTGGGTCACGGAATGCATTGGCGGTATGGGTTTAGATGGACGACCTCTGGTTACCAAAAACAATTTCCGCTTCTTGCACACCCTATCTAACCTGGGTCCTGCACCCGAACCCAACTTAACCGTCCTGTGGTCGGAGCAATTACCGATAAACTTTAAGCGTTACTGCGCTAAGGTTTCCGCCGAAACCTGCTCAATTCAGTACGAAAACGACGATTTGATGCGTCCTGAGTATGGCGATGACTACGGGATCGCCTGCTGTGTTTCAGCCATGCGAATTGGTAAGCAGATGCAGTTCTTCGGTGCGCGTGCCAACTTAGCCAAGGCGCTACTGTATGCCATCAATGGCGGGAAGGATGAAAAAGCAGGGGATCAGGTTGCTCCTGAGTTTGAGCCGATTACCTCAGAATACTTGGATTATGACGAGGTAATGGCGAAGTTCGATGTGTTGATGGATTGGCTGGCTAAGTTGTACATCAACACCCTGAATGTCATCCATTACATGCACGATAAATACTGTTATGAACGCCTGGAAATGGCGTTACATGACCGCGATATCTTGCGAACAATGGCATGTGGTGTGGCAGGGTTGTCGGTAGTGGCAGATGCTTTATCAGCCATAAAGTATGCCAAGGTAAAGGTTATTCGCAACGAAAGCGGTTTGGCAGTGGATTACCAAATCGAAGGCGATTATCCCAAATATGGGAATAATGATGACCGGGTGGATAGCATTGCCGCGAAGCTGGTCGAAGATTTCATGAACAAGTTGCGTCAGAACAAGACGTATCGCAACGCAGTGCCAACCCAGTCAATTCTTACCATTACCTCGAACGTGGTGTATGGCAAGAAAACCGGCAACACGCCAGATGGACGTAAGGCAGGAGAACCGTTTGCACCGGGGGCAAACCCAATGCATGGACGGGATACCAAAGGTGCGATCGCAGCCTTAGAATCCGTCGCCAAACTTCCTTACGAACACGCCCAAGATGGCATTTCCTACACCTTCTCCATCGTGCCCCAAGCATTAGGTAAGACGGATGAGAACCGATTCAACAACCTGGTAGGAATGCTAGATGGTTACTTCCACAATGGAGGACATCACATCAACATCAACGTCCTGAATCGTGAAACCTTGTTGGATGCGATCGATCATCCCGAAAAATATCCGCAGCTAACAATTCGGGTATCCGGTTATGCCGTGAACTTTATTAAGTTAACCCGCGAACAACAGTTAGATGTAATTCAACGAACCTTCCACGATCGCATTTAG
- the murQ gene encoding N-acetylmuramic acid 6-phosphate etherase, translating into MKNLEERGHLLTEQINPASQKLDQLTSLELVDLFNREDAKTLSAIAAARIELAQAIDRTALALSRGGRLFYVGAGTSGRLGVLDAAECPPTFCTPPELVQGIIAGGAGALVRSSEDLEDKPEDGAEAIAHRHVTELDVVVGITAGGTTPFVHGALQAARQRGATTILIACVPSEQVSTEADLDIRLLVGPEVLAGSTRLKAGTVTKMALNILSTSVMVRRGKVYGNRMVDVAVTNKKLHDRALRILQDLTSLSREEAGYLLELSGRQVKLALVMHWTGLGKEEGDRLLAQHQGDLRSAVQSWNHNTMENS; encoded by the coding sequence ATGAAGAATTTGGAGGAGCGGGGTCATCTGCTGACTGAGCAGATTAATCCAGCAAGTCAGAAGCTTGACCAGCTAACATCTCTGGAGTTGGTAGATCTATTTAATCGCGAGGATGCCAAAACTCTCAGTGCGATCGCAGCGGCACGAATTGAGCTGGCACAAGCCATTGACCGCACGGCTCTTGCTCTGAGTCGGGGGGGACGGCTATTCTATGTGGGAGCAGGAACAAGTGGGCGTTTAGGGGTACTAGATGCAGCCGAGTGTCCCCCAACTTTTTGTACACCGCCCGAACTGGTTCAGGGCATCATCGCTGGAGGTGCTGGTGCTTTGGTGCGGAGTTCGGAAGATTTGGAGGATAAACCGGAAGATGGTGCCGAAGCGATCGCCCATCGCCATGTTACGGAACTCGATGTTGTCGTCGGCATCACCGCAGGTGGCACCACACCCTTCGTTCACGGTGCTCTCCAGGCCGCACGGCAGCGAGGAGCAACAACAATTTTAATCGCCTGTGTTCCGTCAGAACAGGTGAGTACAGAGGCTGACTTGGATATCCGGCTGTTGGTTGGCCCAGAAGTCCTGGCTGGCTCCACGCGGCTAAAAGCGGGTACTGTAACCAAGATGGCATTGAACATCCTCTCCACCAGTGTGATGGTTCGGAGGGGCAAAGTCTACGGCAATCGCATGGTAGATGTTGCCGTGACCAACAAAAAACTTCATGACCGTGCGTTGCGAATTCTGCAAGACCTCACCAGTCTGAGCCGGGAAGAGGCAGGATATTTATTAGAGCTGAGTGGACGCCAAGTTAAATTAGCGCTTGTGATGCATTGGACAGGACTCGGCAAAGAAGAAGGCGATCGCCTCCTGGCTCAACATCAAGGAGATCTGAGGAGCGCCGTGCAAAGCTGGAATCACAATACTATGGAGAACAGTTGA
- the pflA gene encoding pyruvate formate-lyase-activating protein — MTIVGRIHSLESCGTVDGPGIRFVIFTQGCPLRCLYCHNPDARCSAQGKETTVDQLIEEIQKYRSYMQFSGGGVTVTGGEPLMQPEFVTELFRRCKELGIHTALDTSGYVNLNTAKPVLDYVDLVLLDIKSFDPKIYVKVTNVSLEPTLKFAKYLSEIKKPAWIRFVLVPNLTDPVHNIEGLAEFIATLDNVEKVEVLPFHQMGAYKWEQLGYDYQLKDTQPPTPELVQQAINIFRGHDLIVQ; from the coding sequence ATGACTATAGTTGGGCGTATTCACTCCCTTGAAAGCTGCGGTACCGTTGATGGCCCCGGTATTCGGTTTGTCATCTTCACCCAAGGCTGTCCCCTGCGCTGTCTTTACTGCCACAACCCCGATGCTCGTTGTAGTGCACAGGGCAAAGAAACTACGGTTGATCAACTGATAGAAGAAATTCAGAAATATCGCTCCTATATGCAATTTTCGGGTGGAGGGGTAACCGTCACGGGTGGTGAACCGTTGATGCAACCGGAGTTTGTTACAGAATTATTTCGACGCTGCAAGGAACTGGGGATTCATACAGCGCTTGATACATCGGGTTATGTTAACTTGAATACCGCCAAACCCGTACTGGATTACGTGGATTTGGTTCTGCTGGACATCAAATCCTTCGATCCCAAAATTTATGTAAAAGTTACGAACGTTTCCCTTGAACCCACCCTCAAATTTGCTAAGTATTTAAGTGAGATCAAAAAACCTGCATGGATTCGATTTGTCTTAGTGCCCAATCTCACAGACCCAGTACACAATATTGAGGGGTTAGCCGAATTTATCGCCACATTGGACAATGTAGAAAAAGTAGAAGTTTTGCCCTTTCACCAAATGGGCGCTTACAAATGGGAGCAATTGGGTTATGACTATCAACTCAAAGACACTCAGCCACCCACGCCAGAACTGGTTCAACAAGCGATCAATATCTTCCGAGGACACGATCTCATCGTGCAGTAA
- a CDS encoding pentapeptide repeat-containing protein, whose translation MKKIRGAELLAQYASGRRDFSQVDISGADLFESDLPGIDLRGSNLQKTYLPYANLSQADLQQAQLQAAQLSDAQLFQANLEHANLQEANLFRASLRRANLRGANLSRANLQGADLGKADLSYANLSDADLSGANLGQTNLTKAQLSGSNLFRSHKAELSDAYLDSSTIYPDGHRPPLPSGEEGD comes from the coding sequence ATGAAGAAGATACGTGGAGCAGAGCTACTCGCTCAATATGCGAGTGGGAGACGAGATTTCAGCCAAGTAGATATCAGTGGGGCTGACCTATTTGAATCCGATTTACCAGGAATCGATTTGAGGGGTAGCAATCTTCAAAAGACTTACCTGCCCTACGCTAACCTGAGTCAAGCCGACTTGCAGCAGGCTCAGCTTCAGGCCGCGCAGTTGAGTGATGCCCAGCTTTTTCAGGCCAATTTAGAACATGCGAATCTTCAAGAAGCCAACTTGTTTAGAGCCAGTCTGCGGCGAGCCAATTTACGGGGCGCTAATTTGTCGCGAGCCAATCTACAAGGAGCTGATTTAGGGAAAGCTGACCTGAGTTATGCAAATTTAAGTGATGCTGATTTGAGTGGTGCAAATCTGGGTCAAACTAATCTAACTAAGGCTCAGTTAAGTGGCAGTAATTTATTTCGTAGCCATAAGGCTGAACTCTCTGACGCTTACCTGGACAGTTCGACGATTTATCCAGATGGACACCGTCCTCCTTTGCCATCGGGAGAGGAAGGAGATTGA
- a CDS encoding nuclear transport factor 2 family protein: MHSSQTDTLLVDPKIQQLVERQAQAWETADSKQIIADFTDDCLFAVPGSRFRGKQEVKDAADSYFAEFMETKVTIKRIITNGNEGAIEWIWSEKNKETGEKTQAEDAIIFELEGGKIKYWREYIDKKSIS; encoded by the coding sequence ATGCACTCATCACAAACAGATACACTACTTGTTGACCCGAAAATCCAACAACTCGTAGAAAGACAGGCTCAGGCTTGGGAAACCGCCGATTCTAAGCAAATCATTGCTGATTTTACGGACGATTGTTTGTTTGCTGTACCGGGTTCTCGGTTCAGGGGGAAACAAGAGGTTAAAGATGCGGCAGATAGTTACTTCGCCGAATTCATGGAGACAAAAGTAACGATAAAACGGATTATTACCAACGGCAATGAGGGAGCTATTGAATGGATTTGGAGTGAGAAAAATAAAGAAACGGGTGAAAAAACTCAAGCGGAAGATGCCATCATTTTTGAGCTTGAGGGAGGCAAGATAAAATACTGGCGAGAATATATTGACAAAAAATCAATCAGCTAG
- a CDS encoding M15 family metallopeptidase gives MKPYQKIQILECGEPLVPIPLEQFAVESPHPYEKLGAPYGDTSPYYLRESVIAALISAQAELQQRHADWRIQIFDAYRPVAVQQFMVDHTFAEVVQSQKLDPDTLSDDQRDVIIQQVYQIWAVPSPNPKTPPPHSTGAAIDLTLVDATGQLIDMGSAIDELSPRSHPDYYVNQPDKPYHEHRQVLRDVMYSAGFCRHPGEWWHFCLGDQMWAWLCNQDNPTVSVTARYGRVAHK, from the coding sequence ATGAAACCTTATCAGAAGATACAAATTCTAGAGTGTGGAGAGCCGCTCGTACCCATTCCCCTAGAACAGTTTGCCGTAGAATCACCTCATCCCTACGAAAAACTGGGAGCGCCTTATGGGGACACTTCTCCGTATTATCTGCGCGAGAGCGTAATCGCAGCCTTGATTAGCGCACAAGCTGAACTCCAACAACGCCATGCCGATTGGCGCATCCAGATTTTTGATGCCTATCGACCCGTCGCCGTTCAACAATTTATGGTAGACCACACATTTGCTGAGGTGGTTCAATCCCAAAAATTAGACCCAGATACCTTATCCGACGACCAACGCGACGTAATTATACAACAAGTCTATCAAATCTGGGCGGTGCCAAGCCCTAACCCAAAGACGCCGCCGCCTCACAGTACCGGTGCCGCCATCGATCTGACCCTGGTGGATGCGACAGGTCAGCTCATTGACATGGGTTCAGCCATTGACGAACTCTCACCCCGTTCTCATCCCGACTATTACGTCAATCAGCCAGACAAGCCCTATCATGAGCATCGGCAGGTATTGCGCGATGTCATGTACTCGGCGGGCTTTTGCCGTCATCCAGGAGAGTGGTGGCATTTCTGCCTGGGGGATCAGATGTGGGCGTGGTTGTGCAATCAAGACAATCCAACAGTGAGTGTTACGGCACGTTATGGTCGCGTTGCCCATAAATAA
- a CDS encoding site-2 protease family protein: MFTGSETTATVLIILVALGVMGWGFNRARTYGKLGILAWLQSVVLTAPWLVFFGLVTAGVYLNFVGILFLLVASAGLYIYLGKLLRDAGQDAVLQERAKQLLNNEAPPSDTPQQPDEPKVATIENSTPPNNGTNPAIEVVPIPADDLKLLQGIFSIDTFFATETIPYQEGVIFKGNMRGTDPEEVYSRLASSVEERLGDRYRLFLVESPEGRPVVIVLPSSNDPQPATVPQKILAVVLVVATIATSLEAAGLLLNFDFFKNPERFSEVLPFALGIWTVFAAHELGHWWQAIRHKVKLGLPFFIPSWQIGSFGAITRFESLIPHRAALFDISFAGPAAGGIVSLLMLIVGFILSHQGSTFQIPVQFFQGSILVGSLARVFLGSALQGNLVDVHPLTIIGWLGLVVTALNVMPAGQLDGGRVVQAIYGRKTARRTTIATLIVLGIVALVNPANPIVLYWAIVILFLQRGLERPTLNEITELNDTRAILGLLVLFLMVATLIPLTPALAVRLGIGG, translated from the coding sequence ATGTTTACTGGATCGGAGACGACTGCAACGGTATTAATTATTCTAGTGGCGCTCGGCGTCATGGGTTGGGGCTTCAACCGTGCCCGGACTTACGGCAAACTGGGAATCTTAGCCTGGTTGCAGTCGGTCGTATTAACAGCTCCTTGGTTAGTGTTTTTTGGCTTAGTAACCGCTGGAGTTTATCTCAATTTTGTAGGCATTCTCTTTTTATTGGTCGCCTCAGCCGGATTGTACATCTATTTGGGCAAGCTATTACGGGATGCCGGTCAGGATGCGGTGTTGCAGGAACGAGCTAAGCAACTGCTGAATAACGAAGCCCCACCGAGTGATACTCCCCAACAGCCGGATGAGCCAAAAGTCGCAACCATTGAGAATTCAACGCCGCCCAACAATGGCACGAATCCCGCGATTGAGGTGGTTCCCATTCCGGCAGACGACCTTAAGCTCCTGCAAGGGATTTTTAGTATTGATACCTTCTTTGCTACTGAAACAATTCCCTATCAGGAAGGAGTCATTTTCAAAGGTAATATGCGGGGTACAGACCCAGAAGAAGTGTATTCCCGTTTAGCTAGTAGTGTAGAAGAACGATTAGGTGATCGCTACCGACTCTTTTTAGTGGAAAGCCCTGAAGGCAGACCCGTGGTGATTGTTCTTCCCAGCAGTAATGATCCCCAACCTGCAACCGTTCCTCAAAAAATTCTCGCCGTTGTCCTTGTGGTTGCCACAATCGCCACATCCTTAGAAGCGGCTGGGTTGCTGCTGAACTTCGATTTCTTCAAAAACCCAGAACGATTTTCGGAAGTCCTGCCCTTCGCGTTGGGAATCTGGACAGTTTTTGCCGCACACGAACTCGGTCACTGGTGGCAAGCCATACGCCATAAAGTCAAACTCGGTCTGCCTTTTTTCATTCCCAGTTGGCAAATTGGTTCTTTTGGTGCTATTACTCGTTTTGAGTCTTTAATCCCTCACCGAGCCGCCTTATTTGATATCTCCTTCGCCGGTCCTGCCGCCGGTGGTATTGTTTCCTTACTGATGTTGATTGTCGGATTCATCCTCTCTCATCAGGGCAGTACCTTCCAAATCCCCGTTCAGTTTTTTCAGGGATCGATCTTGGTGGGATCGCTAGCACGAGTTTTCTTGGGATCGGCTTTACAAGGAAATTTAGTGGATGTTCACCCATTAACGATTATTGGTTGGCTAGGTTTGGTGGTGACGGCCTTGAACGTGATGCCAGCCGGTCAACTGGATGGAGGGCGAGTTGTTCAGGCCATCTACGGACGTAAAACGGCTCGGCGTACCACCATTGCTACCTTAATTGTCTTGGGAATTGTAGCGTTGGTGAATCCAGCCAATCCCATTGTTTTGTACTGGGCAATTGTAATTCTGTTTTTGCAGCGGGGTTTAGAACGTCCGACGCTCAATGAGATTACAGAACTGAATGACACACGAGCCATTCTAGGATTGTTAGTGCTGTTTTTGATGGTGGCAACCCTGATCCCCTTGACTCCTGCTTTAGCCGTTCGTCTGGGAATTGGGGGTTGA